Proteins encoded in a region of the bacterium genome:
- a CDS encoding SPASM domain-containing protein yields the protein MLYNCVRRSFLPLDQVQAAIYGGLQMPITRNLMNFKDPAVEQTMQLLTDGGFLAEEQADEMQELELASNLFRFSPSRLDLWIGLTTRCDQNCPGCPYRDKPQDLGPRAVEAIKSLVLERPGLKELSVTFWGGEPALAWPLALDLKQWLDEACRKLNARAVYNVITNGGPGHLPVMVKDKQNRPDLLYINLGSGETVNDPSLRTVYLTGLAGLGESRNKLLPAAAIKVIPGKPSEKLCRNLAGFCQSAPRFSDDETDVLKGLVNSGFEILNLPRPKPVCCQAADPQSFIVDPEGNIYKCWNDVGRPENRINEKMNDPFSPQLFKWMAWNPYRQQHCRICGLLPWCLGGCLAQPPDEDCGLWHYSRSDILKLLALEHEKRTK from the coding sequence ATGCTTTACAACTGCGTCCGCCGGAGTTTTTTGCCCCTGGACCAGGTGCAGGCGGCCATCTACGGCGGCCTGCAGATGCCCATCACCCGCAACCTGATGAATTTCAAGGACCCGGCGGTGGAGCAGACCATGCAGCTGCTGACTGACGGGGGCTTCCTGGCCGAGGAGCAGGCCGACGAGATGCAGGAGCTGGAGCTGGCCTCCAATCTTTTCCGCTTCTCCCCCAGCCGGCTTGACCTGTGGATAGGCCTGACCACCCGCTGCGACCAGAACTGCCCCGGCTGTCCTTACCGGGATAAGCCCCAGGACCTGGGTCCCCGGGCGGTGGAAGCTATCAAGTCCCTGGTGCTGGAGCGCCCCGGGCTTAAGGAACTTTCGGTGACCTTTTGGGGAGGCGAGCCGGCCCTGGCCTGGCCCCTGGCTTTGGATCTTAAGCAATGGCTGGATGAAGCCTGCCGCAAACTGAACGCCCGGGCGGTTTACAATGTGATCACCAACGGCGGCCCCGGCCATCTGCCGGTTATGGTCAAGGACAAGCAGAACCGGCCGGATCTGCTGTACATCAACCTGGGATCGGGTGAAACGGTGAATGACCCCTCGCTCCGGACAGTTTACCTGACCGGCCTGGCCGGGCTGGGGGAAAGCCGGAACAAACTGCTCCCTGCGGCGGCGATCAAAGTGATCCCCGGAAAACCTTCGGAAAAGCTCTGCCGCAACCTGGCCGGGTTCTGCCAGAGCGCCCCCCGGTTCAGCGATGATGAAACGGACGTCCTTAAGGGTCTGGTGAATTCGGGGTTTGAGATCCTTAACCTGCCCCGGCCCAAGCCGGTCTGCTGCCAGGCCGCCGACCCCCAGAGTTTCATCGTGGATCCGGAGGGGAACATTTACAAATGCTGGAATGACGTGGGACGGCCGGAGAACCGGATCAATGAAAAGATGAATGATCCCTTTTCCCCGCAGTTGTTCAAATGGATGGCCTGGAACCCTTACCGCCAGCAGCACTGCCGGATCTGCGGACTGCTGCCCTGGTGCCTGGGCGGCTGCCTGGCCCAGCCCCCCGACGAGGACTGCGGTCTTTGGCATTACTCCCGGAGCGATATTTTGAAACTGCTGGCCCTGGAACATGAAAAAAGGACGAAGTGA
- a CDS encoding tetratricopeptide repeat protein, which yields MGFESERHGQQGHELYSKGRFGEAVQEFKKAIKATPNFADLYNHLGLAYHLNGEYEQAIKTFKQAIRLNPRYVEAHLNIAITLNELGRYEEAVSFFSQATEAEDIKGGMTTGIRNKLSSAHAGLGDTYCDIGYNNEGAEEYQKALKLNPHHHDVRLKLAKTHLNLEQYYMAIEELETLTRSHPDYIEAIIFLGVAYLKNGQRDKARKQWQVCLAKDPGNLRAKTYLTLMARAGEK from the coding sequence ATGGGCTTTGAAAGCGAAAGGCACGGCCAGCAGGGCCACGAACTCTATTCCAAGGGACGGTTCGGCGAGGCCGTGCAGGAATTTAAAAAAGCCATCAAGGCCACGCCCAATTTTGCCGACCTGTACAACCATCTGGGCCTGGCCTACCACCTTAACGGGGAATACGAACAAGCCATCAAGACCTTCAAGCAGGCCATCAGGCTCAATCCCCGGTACGTGGAGGCCCACCTGAACATAGCCATCACCCTGAACGAGCTGGGACGTTACGAAGAGGCGGTCTCCTTTTTCAGCCAGGCCACCGAGGCCGAGGACATCAAGGGAGGAATGACCACCGGCATCCGCAACAAGCTGTCCTCGGCCCATGCCGGACTGGGGGACACCTACTGCGACATCGGGTACAATAACGAAGGGGCCGAGGAATACCAAAAGGCGCTGAAGCTCAATCCCCACCACCACGATGTCCGCTTAAAGCTGGCCAAGACCCACCTGAACCTGGAGCAGTATTACATGGCCATCGAGGAACTGGAGACGCTGACCAGATCCCATCCCGATTACATCGAGGCCATCATCTTCCTGGGGGTGGCTTATTTGAAGAACGGGCAGAGGGATAAGGCCCGCAAACAGTGGCAGGTCTGTCTGGCCAAGGATCCCGGCAATTTGAGGGCCAAGACCTACCTGACCCTGATGGCCCGGGCCGGGGAGAAATAA